A stretch of the Nicotiana tabacum cultivar K326 chromosome 6, ASM71507v2, whole genome shotgun sequence genome encodes the following:
- the LOC107782582 gene encoding uncharacterized protein LOC107782582, translating into MGACASRPKDLAKDLAPAPAEEHAVTPKKSEQETPAPQEKKDGEETKEEEPLVDVSEPASEAPKIEEVKNIAEEVKAKEEETAKPAEEVKVEAVKEEPKEQPAEEKKEVEETPKAVVQ; encoded by the exons ATGGGAGCCTGTGCGAGCAGACCTAAGGATTTGGCCAAAGACTTGGCCCCTGCCCCTGCCGAGGAACATGCAGTCACCCCCAAGAAATCCGAGCAGGAAACTCCTGCTCCTCAG GAGAAGAAAGATGGGGAGGAGACTAAGGAGGAGGAGCCTTTGGTAGACGTCTCTGAACCAGCATCAGAGGCTCCCAAGATTGAGGAAGTTAAAAATATCGCCGAGGAGGTGAAGGCAAAGGAGGAGGAGACAGCCAAACCAGCTGAGGAAGTCAAAGTTGAGGCTGTGAAAGAGGAGCCCAAAGAACAGCCAGCAGAGGAGAAGAAGGAGGTAGAAGAGACCCCAAAAGCTGTTGTCCAATAA